DNA sequence from the Schlegelella aquatica genome:
GCCGGATATGGCGGCCTGCAAACGGGAAAGATCCCCATTCGGACTCTCCCCGCCCGCCATGCCCCCTTTCACCCGCGCCACTCTGCTGTGGCTGCTGGGCCACGACATCCGCGCCCGCGCCCATTGCTTGGGCGCAGCCCCCTGTGCCGCCCCGCCCGTGGCCGCCACCTCAGGCGAGCCGCTGCCGCAATGACTCGTACAGACAGATCGCGGCGGCCGCCGCCACGTTGAGCGACTCCTCGCCGCCCGGCTGGGGGATGCGCACGACCGCCTCGCAGCGCGCCTGCAAGGCCGCTTCCAAGCCCTGGCCCTCGTGCCCGAAGACCCACGCCACGGGTGACGGCAGGCGGCAGCGATGCAGCTCGAGCGAAGTATGCGAGCTGGTCCCGACCAGCGGCACGCCCAGCCCGTCGAGGACCGAGGCCTGCGCGGCCTCCACCAACTCCAGTGCGAAATGGGCCCCCATGCCGGCACGCAGGACCTTCGGCGACCACAGCCCGACCGTGCCCTTGAGGGCCACCACCTGCCTCACGCCGAGCGCCGCGGCGCTGCGAAGAATCGCGCCCACGTTGCCGGCGTCTTGCAGGCGGTCGAGCACCACGGTGTCGAGCCCCGCCCTCACCTCGCCCGGGCCGGCCCAGGGCACGAGAAACCCGCAGTCGGGCGGCGACTCGAGCAGGCTGAGTTCGCGCATCAGCGCCTGCGGCACCACGGCCACGCGTTGGGCACTCTCGGCCAAGGCCCGGCGATCGGCGCGAGCCCACGCCTGCTCGGTGAACACCGCCTCGCCACCGGCACCGCCTCGGGCGCGCCACGCCGCGCCGAGGTGGTCCCCCTCCAGCCACACACACCCCAGCTTGCGGTAGGCCCCGGGGTCACGCAAGAGCTTGCGCACCTTGACGAACAAGGGGTTGTCGCGCGAGGTGAGCGCCTCCACCCTCATGCGCGGGCCTCCAGCGCTTCGCGCACCGGCGCGAAGCTGCGGCGGTGGTGGCGGCAAGGCCCGTGCTCGCGCAGCGCCTCCAGGTGCTCCGGCGTGGCATAGCCCTTGTGCGCGGCGAACCCATACTGGGGATGCGCCTCGTGCAGGGCCAGGCACAGGCGATCCCGATGCACCTTGGCCAGGATCGATGCCGCGGAGATGGCCTGCACCCGCGCATCGCCTTGCACGATCGCCTCGGCCGGCACCTTCAGCACGGGCAGGCGGTTGCCGTCCACGAGCACCTTCGCCGGCCGCAACCGCAAACCCTCCACGGCCCTTCGCATCGCCAGCAAGGTGGCTTGCAGGATGTTGAGGGTGTCGATCTCGTCCACACTGGCCTCGGCGATCGAGCAGCACAGCGCCTTGGCACGGATCTCGTCGAAGAGCCGCTCCCGCGCGCGCTCGGTCAGCTGCTTCGAATCGGCCAGCCCCTCGATCGGGTTCTCGTCGTCCAGGATCACCGCCGCAGCCACCACCGGGCCCGCGAGCGGCCCGCGTCCGGCCTCGTCGACGCCCGCGACCAGGCCCTGCACGTCCCAGTGCAACTGCAACTGCTCAACCCCGCAGGACTTCCTCGATCGCATGGGTGGCCGCCTGCGCCGTGTCGCGGCGCAGCCGCAAGTGAAGTTCGGTGAAACGCTCCGCGAGCCGCGCGCATCCCGCAGGGTCGTGCAGCCAGCGCAAGGCCGCATCCGCAAGGGCCTGCGGCGTGGCGGCATCCTGCAGAAGCTCCGGCACGACGAAATCCTCGCACAGGATGTTGGGCAGACCCACCCACGGCAGATAGCCCATGCGCTTCATCAGCTGGTAGCTCAGCCAGTGCATCTTGTAGGTGATGACCATCGGCCGCTTGAAGAGGGCCGCTTCCAGCGTGGCCGTGCCGCTGGCGACGATCACCACGTCGCTCGCGGCCAACACCTCGTGCGAGCGACCTTCGACGAGCGTGACTGCCGCCCCGCCCGCGTACTGCTCGACGGCCGGCGCGATGAGCCCGTGCAGCCCCGGCACCACCGGCAGCAAGAAGCGCAGGCCCGGCTCGCGCCGATGCATCTCGGCCGCTGCCTGCACCACCGAAGCGGCCATGTACTGCGCCTCGCTGCGCCGGCTGCCGGGCATCAGCGCCACCACCGTCTCCCCCTCGCCGACGCCCAGTGCCTGGCGCGCCTTCGAGCGCGGCACCTCGAGCGGGATGGTATCGGCCAGGGGGTGCCCGACATAGGTGGCAGCGATCCCATGCGCGGCCAGCAGCTCCGGCTCGAAGGGGAACAGGCACAGCACGTGGTCGGCCGCGCGTCGGATCTTCTCGACACGCTTGCCGCGCCACGCCCAGATGGACGGACAGACGAAATGGATCGTCCGCACTCCCCCGGCGCGCAAGCGCTCTTCCAGGCCGAGGTTGAAATCCGGAGCGTCCACCCCGATGAAGGCGTCCGGCCGCTCACGCAGCAGCCGGTCACCGAGCGTGCGCCGGATGGCGGCGATCTCGCGGTAATGGCGCAGCACTTCCACGTATCCGCGCACCGCCAGCTTCTCGTGCGGCCACCAGGCCTCGAACCCCTGCGCGGCCATGCGGGGCCCACCGATGCCCGCGGCGCGCAGCGCCGGCCATCGAGCGCGCAGGCCCCCCATCAGCAATCCGGCCAGCAAGTCTCCCGAGGCTTCGCCGGCCACCAGCGCCAGCTGCGGTGCGCGATCCATGCCGGACCTCAGCGCACGATCCCGCGCGTGCAGGTCTGCAGGAAGCCGAGCATCGACTCGATGTCCGCATCGCCGCCCGCCACGCTGCCTCGCAGCGCCGCGATCTCCATCTTGGCCTGCTCCAGCGTCAGACCGCGGCGGTACAGGAGGCGGTGCATCTGCTTGACCAGCGCGATGCGCTCGGCGGAAAAGCCGCGACGGCGCAACCCTTCGACGTTGAAACCGTGCACCGCCAGGGGGTTGCCGGCCACCGTCATGAAAGGTGGAACGTCCTGCGACACGTGGCTGCCGAAGCCCACCATCGCATGCGCTCCGATCCTCGTGAACTGGTGCACGCCCGTCAGCCCGCCGATGATCGCCCAGTCCCCGACATGCACGTGCCCGGCCAGCGTGGCGTTGTTGGCGAGGATGATGCGATCGCCCAGCTGCACGTCATGCGCCAGGTGGACGTACGCCATGATCCAGTTGTCGTGGCCCACACGCGTCACCCCGGCGTCCTGCGCCGTCCCGCGGTTGAAGGTGCAGAACTCGCGGATGGTGTTGCGATCGCCGATGACCAGCTCCGTCGGCTCGCCGCGGTACTTCATGTCCTGCGGCGCCGCGCCGAGCGAGGCGAACTGGAAGATCCGGTTGTCCCGCCCGATGGTCGTGGGCCCCTCGATCGTGCAATGCGCACCGATCGTCGTGCCCTCGCCAATGCGAACGTCAGCGCCGATGACGGCATAAGGGCCGACGGACACGCTCGCCGCCAGCTCAGCCTTGGGATCAACGATCGCGGTCGGATGGATGATCGCCATGCGTCAAGCGTCGATGAGCCGCATGGTGCACATGAGCTCGGCCTCGACGGCCAGCTCGTCGCCCACCAGCGCCTTGGCCTTGAACTTGTAGATGCCGGCGCGCGCACGATCCATCTCGACCTCGAGGATGAGTTGATCGCCAGGCTCCACCGGTCGCTTGAAGCGCGCCCCGTCGATACCCACGAAGTAGTACACCGCGCGCGGGTCGAGGTCCACGTCCTCGGCATTGAAGGCGAGCAAGGCCGAGGCCTGCGCCAAGGCCTCCAGCATCAGCACGCCGGGCATCACCGGCCGGTTCGGGAAGTGGCCCGTAAAGACCGGCTCGTTGATCGTGACGTTCTTGAGCGCCTTGATGCGCTTGCCCTTTTCGATCTCCAGCACGCGATCGACCAGCAGGATCGGATAGCGATGCGGGAGCTTCTTCAGTATCGTGTGGATGTCCATCATGGGGAGAACTTCTTTTCCAGGGCACGCAGGCGCTCGCGCAGCGTGTGCAGCTGCCGCAGGGTGGCCGCGTTCTTTTCCCAGGTCTTATTGTCGTCGATGGGAAACGAGCCGCTGTAGACGCCCGGCTGAAGGATCGAGCGCGTGACCAGCGCCATCGCGGAGATGTGCACGTGATCGACGATCGTCAGGTGCCCGAGGATGCCCGCGCTGCCACCCACCGTGCAGTGCCGCCCGATGCGGGCGCTGCCCGCCACACCCACACAGGCCGCCATCGCGGTGTGCGCTCCGATGTGCACGTTGTGCGCAATCTGGATCAGGTTGTCCAGCTTGACGCCGTCCTCGATCACGGTGTCGTCCAGCGCCCCGCGGTCGATGCAGGTGTTCGCTCCGATCTCCACGTCGTTGCCGATGCGCACGGCCCCCAGCTGTTCGATCTTGACCCACTCGCCCGCGTGCGGCGCAAATCCGAAGCCGTCGGCGCCGATGACGGCGCCCGGGTGGACGATGCAGCGCTCGCCGAGCGAGCACCGTTCGAGCACCGTCACCCGCGGCGCCAGACGCGTGCCTGCGCCGAGCCTGGCTCCCTGGCCGACATAGCCTTGCGCGCCGACCACGGCGCCCTCACCGACGACCGCATCGGCCTCGACCACCGCCCCCGCCTCGATGCGCACGTCGCGCCCGAGCAGGGCCTTGGGCGACACCACGGCGCTCGGGTGCACACCGGGAGGCAATGCCGGGCGCACCCGTCGCGCCCACCACTGGGTGAGCCGCGCGAAGTACAGGTAGGGGTCGTCGGTGACGAGGGCGGCCCCCCGTGCGACGGCGGCCTCCCGCATCGCCGGCGCCACGATCACACACCCCGCCTGCGTGGTGGCGAGCTGGGCCTGATAGCGTGGATGCGAGAGGAACGACAGGGTCGAGGGAGTCGCCCCTTCGAGAGGGCCGATGCGCGAGATCGTGAGATCGCGGGAGCCGATCAGTTCGCCGCCGAGCTCGTCGACGATCTCACCCAGACGTACCTGACTCACGACCGCCCATTCACTTGCCGCCGTTGGCGTTGAGGGCCTTGATCACCTTGTCGGTGATGTCCACGCGGGGGCCGGCAAACACGGCCTCCTGCACGATCAGGTCGAACTTCTCTTGCTCGAAGATCTGCTTGATCACGCGGTTGGCACGTTCGACCACCGCGGCGAGTTCCTCGTTCTTGCGCTGGTTGAGGTCTTCCTGGAACTCGCGGCGGCGGCGCTGGAACTCGCGGTCCTGCTCCACGAGTTCACGCTGGCGGCGCGCCCGCTCCGACTCGGAGAGCGTCGGCCCGTCCTTCTCGAGCTTGTCGGAGGCCGCCTTCAGCTTGGCAGCCATGTCGGCCAGTTCCTTCTCGCGCCGGGAGAACTCCTGTTCCAGACGGGCCTGCGCCGCCTTGGCGGGCGCGGCATCCCGCAACACGCGGTCGCTGTTGACGTAGCCGATCTTCAGTTCCTGCGCCTGCACGGCGCCATGCAGAGCCAATGCCAGGAGGCCCGCACAGACGCTCGAAATCACCCGGGTCTTGTCCATCAGAACGCAGTCCCAATCTGAAATTGCAATCGTTCGATTCTATCGCCAGGCTCCCGGCGCACTGGGAAGCCATACGAGAGCTTCAGCGGGCCGATCGGGGAGATCCAGCTCAAGCCGATACCGGTGGATGCACGCAGGTCCGAGAAGGTGAACTTCTGGTCCTCGGCGAACACGTTGCCGGCATCCACATAGCCGAAGAGCCGCAACGTGCGATCGGGCCCACCGCCGGGGAAAGGCACATACAGCTCGGCATTCAGATTGATCCGCTTCGGGCCGCCGAGGTAGGCCCCCGTCGCGTCCACCGGGCCGAGCGAGCCCTGCTGGAAGCCACGCACCGTACCGAGACCGCCGCTGTAGAAGTTTTTGAAGATCGGGAACGGACGACCCTGCAGCCCCTTGCCCCAGCCGAGTTCGGTGTTGAAGGCGAGCGTGAATGCGCGGCTGAGCGGGATGTACTGCTGGAACTGGTAGTTGGCCCGCACATAGTGGGCGTCACCGGCCAGGCTCACCTCGGCATTCACGCGCTGATAGCGACCGCGCGTGGGCACGAGGGCGCTGTCGCGCCCGTCGCGCGTCCATCCGAGCGTGAGCGGAATGCCCAGGCTGCGCGCGCCGAACTGCTCGCGGTACTTGAAGTACCCGTTCGGCAGCGAACCGTCGTCGCCCCGGATCTCGGTACTCTCGATCCCGATGCCGAAATACACCGTGTCGAACTCGGTGAACGGCACGCCGAAACGCACCGCGGCACCGGGCGTGACGAGCTTGTAGTCGCTGCCTTGGCTCGAGAGCGGCTGCGTGGTCCGGTAGTAGAAGTCCAGCGAGCGCGAAATGCCGTCGATGGTGAAGTACGGGTCCACCGTGCTCACCACGAACGTGCGGTTGTACTTGCTGGTGTTGAACTCGACGCCGAGGTAGTTGCCGGTCCCGAAGACGTTCTCCTGCTTGACGGAGGCGGTCAGGGTGAGCTTCTCGGCGCTGGAGAACCCCGCGCCCAGCAACAGGTTGCCGGTGGGCTTCTCGACGACGTTGATCGTCAGGTCGACCTGGTCGTTGGTGCCCGGCACCTCGTTCGTCTCGATGTTGACCTCGTTGAAGAAGCCAAGACGGTCGATACGGTCGCGCGAGAGACGGATCTTGTCGCCGTCGTACCAGGCGGACTCGAACTGGCGGAACTCGCGCCGGATCACTTCGTCGCGCGTGCGGGCGTTGCCGGACACGTTGATGCGGCGCACGTACACGCGGCGCTGGGGCTGCGCGACGAACGTCAGCGCCACACGCCCGTGGCTGCGGTCGATGTCGGTGCGCGGCTCGATGCGCGCGAATGCATAGCCGAAGTTGCCGAAGCGCTCGGAGAACTTGCGCACTGTCTCGGCGACGTCCTCCGCCCGGTACGGCTTGCCTGGCTCCACGGCCACCAGCGACTTGAAGTCGTCCTCCTTGCCCAGGTAGTCGCCTTCCAGTCTCACATCGGTCACCACGT
Encoded proteins:
- a CDS encoding TrmH family RNA methyltransferase — translated: MRVEALTSRDNPLFVKVRKLLRDPGAYRKLGCVWLEGDHLGAAWRARGGAGGEAVFTEQAWARADRRALAESAQRVAVVPQALMRELSLLESPPDCGFLVPWAGPGEVRAGLDTVVLDRLQDAGNVGAILRSAAALGVRQVVALKGTVGLWSPKVLRAGMGAHFALELVEAAQASVLDGLGVPLVGTSSHTSLELHRCRLPSPVAWVFGHEGQGLEAALQARCEAVVRIPQPGGEESLNVAAAAAICLYESLRQRLA
- the rnhB gene encoding ribonuclease HII, producing MRSRKSCGVEQLQLHWDVQGLVAGVDEAGRGPLAGPVVAAAVILDDENPIEGLADSKQLTERARERLFDEIRAKALCCSIAEASVDEIDTLNILQATLLAMRRAVEGLRLRPAKVLVDGNRLPVLKVPAEAIVQGDARVQAISAASILAKVHRDRLCLALHEAHPQYGFAAHKGYATPEHLEALREHGPCRHHRRSFAPVREALEARA
- the lpxB gene encoding lipid-A-disaccharide synthase, with translation MDRAPQLALVAGEASGDLLAGLLMGGLRARWPALRAAGIGGPRMAAQGFEAWWPHEKLAVRGYVEVLRHYREIAAIRRTLGDRLLRERPDAFIGVDAPDFNLGLEERLRAGGVRTIHFVCPSIWAWRGKRVEKIRRAADHVLCLFPFEPELLAAHGIAATYVGHPLADTIPLEVPRSKARQALGVGEGETVVALMPGSRRSEAQYMAASVVQAAAEMHRREPGLRFLLPVVPGLHGLIAPAVEQYAGGAAVTLVEGRSHEVLAASDVVIVASGTATLEAALFKRPMVITYKMHWLSYQLMKRMGYLPWVGLPNILCEDFVVPELLQDAATPQALADAALRWLHDPAGCARLAERFTELHLRLRRDTAQAATHAIEEVLRG
- the lpxA gene encoding acyl-ACP--UDP-N-acetylglucosamine O-acyltransferase; the encoded protein is MAIIHPTAIVDPKAELAASVSVGPYAVIGADVRIGEGTTIGAHCTIEGPTTIGRDNRIFQFASLGAAPQDMKYRGEPTELVIGDRNTIREFCTFNRGTAQDAGVTRVGHDNWIMAYVHLAHDVQLGDRIILANNATLAGHVHVGDWAIIGGLTGVHQFTRIGAHAMVGFGSHVSQDVPPFMTVAGNPLAVHGFNVEGLRRRGFSAERIALVKQMHRLLYRRGLTLEQAKMEIAALRGSVAGGDADIESMLGFLQTCTRGIVR
- the fabZ gene encoding 3-hydroxyacyl-ACP dehydratase FabZ, coding for MMDIHTILKKLPHRYPILLVDRVLEIEKGKRIKALKNVTINEPVFTGHFPNRPVMPGVLMLEALAQASALLAFNAEDVDLDPRAVYYFVGIDGARFKRPVEPGDQLILEVEMDRARAGIYKFKAKALVGDELAVEAELMCTMRLIDA
- the lpxD gene encoding UDP-3-O-(3-hydroxymyristoyl)glucosamine N-acyltransferase encodes the protein MSQVRLGEIVDELGGELIGSRDLTISRIGPLEGATPSTLSFLSHPRYQAQLATTQAGCVIVAPAMREAAVARGAALVTDDPYLYFARLTQWWARRVRPALPPGVHPSAVVSPKALLGRDVRIEAGAVVEADAVVGEGAVVGAQGYVGQGARLGAGTRLAPRVTVLERCSLGERCIVHPGAVIGADGFGFAPHAGEWVKIEQLGAVRIGNDVEIGANTCIDRGALDDTVIEDGVKLDNLIQIAHNVHIGAHTAMAACVGVAGSARIGRHCTVGGSAGILGHLTIVDHVHISAMALVTRSILQPGVYSGSFPIDDNKTWEKNAATLRQLHTLRERLRALEKKFSP
- a CDS encoding OmpH family outer membrane protein; this translates as MDKTRVISSVCAGLLALALHGAVQAQELKIGYVNSDRVLRDAAPAKAAQARLEQEFSRREKELADMAAKLKAASDKLEKDGPTLSESERARRQRELVEQDREFQRRRREFQEDLNQRKNEELAAVVERANRVIKQIFEQEKFDLIVQEAVFAGPRVDITDKVIKALNANGGK
- the bamA gene encoding outer membrane protein assembly factor BamA, with the translated sequence MHSSRSRIRLPSLRRTSSIAAAVFLALQSGWAWAVEPFALRDIRIEGLQRVEPGTVFGSLPFRIGDIYNDEKGAAALRALFATGLFSDVRLEVDKDVVVVVVEERPIIAGVEFVGTKEFDKEVLTKALRDVGIAEGRPFDKALIDRAEQELKRQYLGKSLYGAEVITTVTPLERNRVNVTFTVAEGDVAKIREIRITGNRAFSESELKGLFSLTTGGWLTWYTKSDRYSRAKLNADLEALRSFYLNRGYLEFSIESTQVAISPDKENISITINIREGQPYVVTDVRLEGDYLGKEDDFKSLVAVEPGKPYRAEDVAETVRKFSERFGNFGYAFARIEPRTDIDRSHGRVALTFVAQPQRRVYVRRINVSGNARTRDEVIRREFRQFESAWYDGDKIRLSRDRIDRLGFFNEVNIETNEVPGTNDQVDLTINVVEKPTGNLLLGAGFSSAEKLTLTASVKQENVFGTGNYLGVEFNTSKYNRTFVVSTVDPYFTIDGISRSLDFYYRTTQPLSSQGSDYKLVTPGAAVRFGVPFTEFDTVYFGIGIESTEIRGDDGSLPNGYFKYREQFGARSLGIPLTLGWTRDGRDSALVPTRGRYQRVNAEVSLAGDAHYVRANYQFQQYIPLSRAFTLAFNTELGWGKGLQGRPFPIFKNFYSGGLGTVRGFQQGSLGPVDATGAYLGGPKRINLNAELYVPFPGGGPDRTLRLFGYVDAGNVFAEDQKFTFSDLRASTGIGLSWISPIGPLKLSYGFPVRREPGDRIERLQFQIGTAF